A window of Haloarcula taiwanensis genomic DNA:
GCTATCGCTGGTAGAGGGTTCCGACCCGTGGAACGCCGAAAGAGTCATTTGCGAGTGTTTCTCGCTCGTCTCACGGTGTCGTTCGAAAGACGCGCCGCGTCTCTCGTGATCACGAGACGGCTCCGCCATCTCACACGAGGTCGTGGTGCTGTCACAGGCTCTCCCATCCCGGGCGAGTCATTGCCTGCCGGTTTCAGTGGCATGCTCTCTCCCCACGGGTCAGCCCGGTGCGCAACGTTGGTGGCGCTGGTTATATCACCCTGAAATGCTGTGATGACTGTCGACACTGGCGTTGACCCACCGCTTGTCGACACGGTTCAGCGCATCGAGGTGGGTGACGTCCTCGTCGTCAACGGCGACTCCCGAACCTGGGATATACAGATGTCGTCAAGCGAGCCATCGACGCCCGTATTAACGTGCATACACTAACTGACGCCGGTAGACACCTCCTCCAACGGCAGGCCGAACGCTCAGAGGCCTGTGTGATCTACCGCAACCTGTGCTGATGGGGGTCCACAATAATGCCCCTATAACCCACATAGCGACGGCGAACAGCGGTCAGAAGTGGGGACCCAGTCGGCCGGTGTAGTCAGAGGCACGTGATCACTGGGCAGGTGATGACCGACTGGTACCCTATCGGAATATATGTAGACCCAATAAATAATCATTACTGTTCGAGGGTATTCCGGCATCCGAGCCGCGAGACGGCCCGTCGCCGGATGCGACGACGGACCAGTTCTCGTGCCTCTGACAAGTATCCAGTACAAAGCGGTTTGCTTCGTGCTGGCGTTCACTCTGTATGCAGTAATTGTAAATGTAATTTGCGACTCACGTTAGAAGCAGAATATATCACGAAGTGCCTCAGAAAACGGACTCTAGGACTGAAACAACGGAGAGGCTGGGGAAAGGTGCCAGACCCATGCCTGTGTAATCCACCGTCGCGTTGCTGGAGGGCAACGGCACTGACAGCCGTTACAGACACCCAAAGTCAGCAAGATACCACGCGGTTTTTGACCGCTTGCCAGAAAGCGGAGGTCGGTGGCAACGGGCACAGAACTTGCCACTCCTCTGTCAGAGGCACGGGCGGGTTCTGAACCCCGCACACGGCACGGCTCAACCGAAACCATCCTAGACGCCAGTCTGTAGCGGGGATCAGAACCCGTGGCTACGCTATGCATTCCCTCTAATTAATTTTCATTCGCCCCTGTCATCCAGTTTCAGGCCTCCAGCGACCGGGTTCGCTGCCCGCTCAGACGCCAGCGATGACCGCACTCACAGACGTAGTTCTGCAGATGAGACCCAGACGACACACAGACCCCAGTCAGCGCAGAGAACAGATGAGGGACGGTCTCGGAGAAACGACGTATCATAGCCAATCCAGCGTCGACTGAATCGACGACGGGTTCTGGACCCGGACTACTCGCTGAATCAGATCGGTCCTATGGGGGTGCTGAGCGGGGACCAGAACCCGGCTGAAGATAGCAGGAGTCTGAATAAAATCGGTTGCGGTTTCCGTCGAACCGCAAGCAAGCGCTGGAATCGTGCTTCGACCAGTCCCAAGAACAACAGCGACCGGTCTCAGTGCCACGTAGACAGCCGACTCGCCGGGGGTGTGAGTCGGTGTATAAAGGTGGTGGGCTGCTGGGGGTGTAGGAAGTGGTGTGCAACGCACCACCCGAAGTCGTCATCCACGACGACGGGTTCTGGACCCAGACCAATCGATGAATCCGGAGTGGATTGGGGGGAGATGGAGCGGGGACCAGAACCCAACCGAACGGTATACACTTAGTATCAAAAACAGTTGTGACTTAGACTCATGGTTTGTTCTCTCATCGGGTACGACACAGCCACAGGCGGCCCGGCAACAGAATGGTGGCCAGCCGGGGGACAGCCGTGCTGCAGTTAGCGCTTCCGCCACCATCCGATATCGTCAATCTCAAATCGAGTTCCGGGTCCGGATCAACTACTGCCCCTGAGTAGGCTCACTGATAGTCACTCCGGCCTCTGGAACTCATCACAGCCATTGGTAAGTATCCGTAAAAGTCGTTTTGGCCGTCATTTATCTGGTGATACACTACCAAGTAGATATCAACATTCCATCGATTGCCCGTTTGGCAGGGAGGCGGACCAATGACTACCCACCCGGCAGTCGGCGAGATCGTCGCCATCACGACCACCGACAGCGAATCGCTGTTGCTGGTCTCTCACTGCCACGAATTACACCGAGTGGACGGCAGAGTTCCCCACCATCGAGAGCTACTACGACCAGTACCGCCGCGGTGACTACGCACATGACGTTGTCATCGAACGTCGAGCGGTGGTCAAAGGATGACCGGCCACGCACCCCCTACGGCGTCAATCCGGAGGACTGCGAAGCTGACAGTCGGTTGGGACAGGATGCCTCCGTGAGAGCCTGACCACGCTGGTCCCGGGAGCAGTGTCCGAAGAGTGCTGATGGTCCCATCCAGTCTGTTGCCACGGGGCAAAGCCACCGGACGGCCCGGAGTTGCCACGAGCCACCTACCGCGTCCAGATAGCTCTCATTACGTCGCCGATAGCCCGTGCTGTGGTCAGCACTGCCCGGCTCGATTCCGGGGACAGACGCTATAGTCACGATGCCACGAGAACCCCACCGACGACAGCGAGACCGACAGCACAGCACCGACATAGCCTTCATCGACGAACTCGGCATGGACATCGGCCAAGAACAGACATCGAAGCCCTCCAGTCGCTCGTCAGTGCCCTCGGTGACGAGGTGTCACCCCCCATTTCGAGTGTTCTTGAGTTGCTGGTCGGGACCATCGAAGTCCCGTCTTTACATGTTCGAGCGCGTCGCCATCGTGCTCTCCCGCGACTGTCTCCGATGTGATGTCGTCCTCGTCCCGCGGGTTCTGTTGGGCAACGGCCAGGAGAATGCGACGCCGGTACTCGTGGCTGAGTATTTCGAACAGTTCATTCAGTGTGCCGCCAGACTCTTCTTTTTTTGCTCGACTTTTACTGATAGCTCTCGTTGCGAAACGCCTCACTTGGTGATGCGTTCCGCGCAACCGATGCGCGAAGAGAAATGGATAACTGTGGACGGGTACTCCCGTTTCAAGTAGCCCTCACAGTGGGCTAAACGCACAGTGTATGTTGTGTTCCGTACTATGGATAGGGTCCCCAGAGGAATAGGGTTGTGGGTGTTTTGATATCATAGCCGAGTTAATGTAATGTAGTTTCTACAAAATTCCCACACCAATCGATCACTCGGTAGTTGTGGGTATCACTCCGATTCCCGAGAGAGTCCATCAACTCGGACTTCGATGTGCCGTCCCCGGTCACAGAGACGTCAGTATCGGCGTACTGGAATGAGGTTGCGACCGACGACGACCGGCCATCGAGCAGCGTATCGAGTGCATCGGCTTCGATCGTCTCCTGTAACGGTGGCAGGTCAGTCGTTTCCTGGTTGGTGGCCGCCGCAACTGCTTCAACAATCGCCACACTGGGGCAGCCCGATTTCCTCCAGTTATGACGAACCGTAGTGGGGCTTGTATCTGTGCTTTCGGGGTGGTTGGTCGGATCCGAGACACCTCCCTCGTCTGTATTGTCGTGCATTTTCCGTCACCGGTCGTCGTCGGACGAAGTATTAGCGGAGAAACCGCTATGGCGTCCGTTTACATCCCTACTATCTGGGTCCGTATAACATTGGTGTGAGAATCTGAGTGACTATCTATTGGCCGCCCCGCGGTCGTCGTCGAGTTGCCAGGTGAACAGTGCCTTCAGCACGATGACGAGGCTATTCGTCTGACCTGCGCCCCAGATAGCAGTTTCGTCACGCGGTTCGGGTGGGTGTTCACCGTTACCGTCGACGAGCACACTCACGAGCGTCTTTTCCTGGTCCACCATGAGGAGGCGACCAGCAGGCGTATCCGACCAGTTCCACACCGATTCGAACAGTTGCGCGTCAGGTACGTTCCCTTCGAGTCGGGATTCGACGGATTGTGACATCTCTGCGAGCCGAATCGAGACCTCACGGTCGCTGGCGGTCGAGAGGCACTCAGTGATTTCGTCGGTCAGTAGCTCCTCGGCAGTCATATACACGACCTCATCATCAGCGGACGAGATGAAATCCAGGATGCGTTCGGTCACGGTATCCCGGCCGGTTACCGTCCAGACACCCTGCTGTTCAGTGCTGTGATTCGCTGATGCAAGCTGGTCGAGCGCGTCTGTCAGGACCATCACTCGATGGTCGTATTCCTGTTCGAAGTGACGGCCGGCCGTCTCCGTCGAAATGGCCCAATATCGCTTGGGACTCGACTGTTTCACGTCGACGAGACCGCGGTCATGAAGCTCGTCAGCTGCGTCGTAGACACGTGTTCGGGGGACGTCAGCGACGTCGCTCACGTCCTGTGCAGTCCCTTCGCCCAGACTGACCAGGGCGACGAATGTCCGGGCGGCGTAGGTACTGAGGCCAAGCGCTTTGAGCTGCTTGACGGCCGTGGATCGTGCGTGGTCGGATGGGTCGCCGGACATTAGCTCGTCACCAATCACGTGAAAACCACCGGGTATGGTGGTTTCTGACGTGTAGCGACAGAGAGGTTGGGACCAAATCTGTGCCTACACGCCACTCTACCTCTCGTGCTACCCGCACAAAGAAGTACTGTGATTAACTGAGTGAATGTCTGAATAGTACCGGTTCTGAGACGCTCAAAACATTCAAAGACGAGGGTACTCTGTGAGGATCTGAGTGACATTGGTATCTCTCGTGCGACGTACTAAACACCCAGGGCACGAACCAGAAGGTAGCAATCGAGGTTGGGACCAATGGACGATGTTTCAAACCAAGACCAAGCGATCGAATTGCTCCAGCAACTCGGGCTCAAAGAGTACGAGGCCAAGTCGTTCGTGGCGCTCGCACGTCGCAGGCGTGGGACGGCCAAGGACATCAGCGAGACCTCCGAGGTGCCCCGGACCCGCGTCTACGACGCGATTCGCGTCCTGGAATCGAAGGGACTAGTCGAGACCCAGCACTCGAACCCGCAGG
This region includes:
- a CDS encoding TrmB family transcriptional regulator; translated protein: MSGDPSDHARSTAVKQLKALGLSTYAARTFVALVSLGEGTAQDVSDVADVPRTRVYDAADELHDRGLVDVKQSSPKRYWAISTETAGRHFEQEYDHRVMVLTDALDQLASANHSTEQQGVWTVTGRDTVTERILDFISSADDEVVYMTAEELLTDEITECLSTASDREVSIRLAEMSQSVESRLEGNVPDAQLFESVWNWSDTPAGRLLMVDQEKTLVSVLVDGNGEHPPEPRDETAIWGAGQTNSLVIVLKALFTWQLDDDRGAANR